The Mycolicibacterium smegmatis genome has a window encoding:
- a CDS encoding amidohydrolase family protein, with product MGRIDVHQHIVPPAWHSAMEAMIGAGTPWPQPPHWSASAALTFMDDAEIDTGILSVTAPGVVLDGFTTTDAQSLAIAVNDQTAEVVKDRPDRFGFFASLPLPDVDGAITEAVRAFDELSADGVVLQSNVRGRYLGDPSFEPLWAELNERSAVVHIHPNQPPLPALAGTPFPLADFIFDTTRSALDMALRGVPRRYPRMRVILSHGGGFLPYAAHRFAALAPEQVDANLTPTDLIADLQWFYMDTALASSPTSWPALRAFAAPGHVVYGSDWPFAPPHVSAYFDSHLEEVSSQGELDEASWGAAQRLFPRLAARVSTI from the coding sequence TTGGGACGCATAGACGTTCACCAGCACATCGTGCCTCCAGCTTGGCACAGCGCGATGGAGGCGATGATCGGTGCGGGCACCCCTTGGCCCCAACCACCACACTGGAGCGCCTCGGCGGCGCTGACCTTCATGGACGACGCCGAAATCGACACGGGCATTCTGTCGGTCACGGCGCCCGGTGTTGTGCTCGATGGGTTCACCACAACCGATGCGCAATCCCTGGCCATCGCGGTCAACGACCAGACGGCGGAGGTGGTGAAGGACCGTCCCGACCGTTTTGGCTTCTTCGCCTCGCTCCCGCTGCCCGACGTGGACGGGGCCATCACCGAGGCGGTTCGGGCCTTCGACGAACTGTCAGCCGACGGCGTGGTGCTGCAATCCAACGTGCGCGGCCGCTATCTCGGCGATCCGTCCTTCGAACCCTTGTGGGCTGAGCTCAACGAGCGCAGCGCGGTGGTGCACATCCACCCCAACCAACCACCGCTGCCTGCTTTGGCCGGTACACCATTCCCTCTGGCCGACTTCATCTTCGACACCACGCGCAGCGCACTCGACATGGCCTTACGCGGGGTGCCCCGCCGGTATCCGCGGATGCGGGTGATCTTGTCGCACGGCGGGGGGTTCCTGCCCTACGCAGCTCACCGGTTCGCGGCTCTCGCTCCTGAACAGGTGGACGCGAATCTGACGCCCACCGACCTGATCGCTGATCTGCAGTGGTTCTACATGGACACCGCCCTCGCGTCCAGCCCGACGAGTTGGCCCGCGCTGCGCGCGTTTGCGGCCCCTGGGCATGTGGTGTACGGCAGTGACTGGCCTTTCGCCCCGCCACACGTCAGCGCTTACTTCGACAGTCACCTCGAAGAGGTGTCGTCACAGGGTGAGCTGGATGAAGCGTCTTGGGGTGCGGCGCAACGGCTCTTCCCGCGCCTGGCAGCGCGGGTGAGCACGATCTGA
- a CDS encoding citryl-CoA lyase, with amino-acid sequence MGSSTHDHIDVQGYDLAGELMGKVDFGSMFFVLLAGRLPSDAEAALFNAVLVALADHGMTPSVLAARLTYTGAPEAVQGAVAAGVLGAGSTFLGVFEDSARFLVGLNAPTDADDSELDATARTAAERYRRHDWRIPGFGHPVHKSGDPRTKALYRIAHEHNTVGVHFRLALHVEKYAQSRSGVPLPLNAGGACGAILTDLGIPMTSLRGVAAVSRAAGIVGHLVEEARNPIGTALWHLAEERVQYVGRSSRKR; translated from the coding sequence ATGGGGTCTTCGACCCACGACCACATCGATGTGCAGGGATATGACCTGGCGGGTGAACTCATGGGGAAGGTCGATTTCGGCTCGATGTTCTTTGTCCTTCTCGCCGGTAGATTGCCGTCTGATGCCGAGGCGGCACTCTTCAACGCGGTGCTTGTCGCGCTGGCCGACCACGGAATGACTCCCAGCGTCCTCGCGGCGCGCCTGACCTACACCGGAGCACCAGAGGCGGTCCAGGGGGCTGTCGCCGCAGGAGTTCTCGGGGCAGGCTCGACCTTCCTTGGAGTGTTCGAAGATTCAGCTCGATTCCTGGTGGGCTTGAACGCACCCACCGATGCCGACGACTCCGAGCTCGACGCCACCGCCCGAACAGCGGCCGAACGCTACCGCCGACATGACTGGAGGATCCCGGGTTTTGGTCATCCGGTGCACAAATCCGGCGACCCACGAACGAAGGCCCTGTATCGCATCGCCCACGAACACAACACGGTGGGGGTGCACTTCAGGCTGGCACTCCATGTAGAGAAGTACGCCCAGTCGCGCTCCGGAGTTCCGTTGCCGCTCAACGCCGGGGGTGCATGCGGTGCCATCCTGACGGATCTCGGCATCCCGATGACCTCCCTGCGGGGGGTGGCTGCGGTATCCAGAGCGGCGGGGATCGTGGGACACCTCGTCGAGGAAGCACGCAATCCGATCGGCACTGCGTTGTGGCATCTGGCGGAGGAGCGAGTGCAGTACGTGGGGCGCTCCTCGCGCAAACGATGA
- a CDS encoding ester cyclase: MKKSLPQRNERPDLAAVSRRELNEDTLRNAVDVAMHWFQAHDAVDSGRLSTLLHPDVVIRSLFSDRPVQGRSAAITHFQRTMAEYPDLKLRIVAGPVAAQGASALRVMADIVFEGHRRSPANERDRALSVPGVVVLGVNSAAVTEVRTYFDKNEWLTQIGLPGEATPV, from the coding sequence GTGAAAAAGTCTCTGCCACAGAGGAATGAGCGACCCGATCTAGCGGCCGTGAGCCGGCGGGAGCTGAACGAGGACACGCTCCGAAACGCCGTCGATGTGGCCATGCACTGGTTCCAGGCACACGACGCGGTCGACTCCGGACGGTTGAGCACCCTGCTGCATCCCGATGTTGTCATCCGGTCTTTGTTCTCCGATCGGCCTGTGCAAGGTCGCAGCGCAGCCATAACCCATTTCCAGCGCACCATGGCCGAGTACCCGGACCTGAAGCTGCGCATCGTCGCCGGACCTGTCGCGGCACAGGGAGCGTCAGCGCTACGTGTCATGGCGGACATAGTTTTCGAAGGTCACCGTCGCTCGCCGGCGAACGAGAGGGACCGGGCGCTTTCCGTGCCGGGCGTTGTCGTTCTCGGGGTGAACTCCGCAGCCGTAACTGAGGTCCGCACCTACTTCGACAAGAATGAGTGGCTGACGCAGATCGGGCTTCCAGGGGAGGCGACACCGGTATGA
- a CDS encoding helix-turn-helix domain-containing protein, whose protein sequence is MSVRSDPLRAWMSAVTAISRTVNAAEPLETVLDDIAQMGCDLVGFDYCGVMLDDVTHEVMQIAGSSGLRKRYLDLVRSEGWLEIHPADFSADLPATKAYRELTTIVVPDVYAENSERLHRFAAAQGYRSVLTAPLRVGKDNVGILAGYFRDPHDYEPEEIELAKLLAEQSANAIRTAQLRAAQQATINDLSAVNDELRRRRASLDWADQQHRRLMRLVLNDIGMDGLVAALADMLQASATVLDSAERVLAEASAGEYIDPPKLDRKTRSKWEDTGRYEALLIDRQAAETWLIPIVLSGEVAGWLWVITEPSEPDAGRQRLIEHFALVVGLEILKQRHIVEVQERLCGDLMVDLLRTSDVPPSTMLIQRAEALGHDLTTPHWLAVFAGEFGPKLDQVALTVREAAPRQETLVGVYASSVVMLIPCDRDPLRIVQRTLTRITESSGGGRLAVALSPPVERLADYPVNYQTGVRTTQLRLAAGAGGLVDLRRVPLTSLLLLNSTVPDQLRRFAENLIEPLESHDEQRETDLVATLRTWLVEGFSAAATGNRLTVHVNTVGYRLAKIQSLLGLDLRKADVRLELQLAVIVWDIMRGEQA, encoded by the coding sequence ATGTCGGTTCGGTCTGATCCGCTCCGGGCCTGGATGTCTGCGGTCACGGCGATCTCGCGGACAGTCAACGCGGCGGAGCCGCTGGAGACCGTCCTCGACGATATTGCCCAGATGGGATGCGATCTGGTCGGGTTCGACTACTGCGGGGTGATGCTCGACGACGTCACGCATGAGGTGATGCAGATCGCGGGGTCGTCAGGTCTGCGGAAACGCTATCTCGATCTGGTGCGAAGCGAGGGATGGCTGGAGATTCATCCAGCGGACTTCTCGGCTGACCTGCCCGCGACGAAAGCGTACCGGGAGCTGACCACGATCGTTGTTCCCGACGTGTACGCGGAGAACAGCGAGAGGTTACACAGATTCGCTGCGGCACAGGGCTACCGCAGCGTCCTCACTGCGCCGCTGCGGGTCGGAAAGGACAACGTCGGGATCCTCGCCGGGTACTTCCGCGACCCGCACGACTACGAGCCCGAGGAGATAGAACTCGCCAAGTTGCTCGCCGAGCAGTCGGCGAACGCGATCCGCACCGCCCAGTTGCGGGCCGCGCAGCAGGCGACCATCAACGACTTGTCCGCGGTCAACGATGAACTCAGACGGCGGCGCGCCTCGCTCGACTGGGCCGATCAGCAGCATCGGCGGCTCATGCGATTGGTGCTGAACGACATAGGGATGGACGGCCTGGTCGCGGCGCTTGCGGACATGCTGCAGGCGTCGGCGACCGTCCTCGATTCGGCAGAGCGGGTGCTCGCCGAGGCATCAGCCGGTGAGTACATCGACCCGCCGAAGTTGGACAGGAAAACCCGATCGAAGTGGGAAGACACCGGCCGCTACGAAGCTCTGCTGATCGACAGACAGGCGGCTGAGACCTGGTTGATCCCGATCGTGTTGAGCGGCGAGGTGGCGGGCTGGCTCTGGGTGATCACGGAACCGAGCGAGCCCGATGCCGGAAGACAACGTCTGATCGAGCACTTCGCGCTGGTGGTCGGCCTGGAGATACTCAAACAACGTCACATCGTCGAAGTTCAGGAGCGCCTTTGTGGTGACCTCATGGTCGACCTGCTGCGCACTTCGGACGTCCCACCGTCAACGATGTTGATCCAGCGGGCTGAAGCTCTGGGGCATGACCTCACCACACCGCATTGGTTGGCGGTCTTTGCCGGGGAGTTCGGACCGAAACTCGATCAGGTGGCCCTGACTGTCCGGGAGGCGGCCCCTCGCCAGGAGACACTTGTCGGGGTCTACGCGAGTTCCGTTGTCATGCTGATTCCCTGCGATCGCGATCCTCTGCGGATCGTGCAGCGGACGCTCACGCGCATCACCGAATCCTCGGGGGGAGGCCGGCTGGCAGTGGCGCTGTCACCACCTGTGGAGCGGCTCGCGGATTACCCGGTCAACTATCAGACCGGTGTCCGAACCACCCAACTTCGCCTGGCAGCCGGTGCTGGTGGGCTGGTCGACTTGCGCAGGGTGCCTCTGACTTCGCTGCTACTGCTCAACAGCACCGTGCCCGACCAATTACGGAGATTCGCCGAGAACCTCATCGAGCCGCTCGAGTCACATGACGAACAACGAGAGACCGACCTCGTTGCCACGCTGCGTACCTGGCTGGTCGAGGGATTCTCTGCGGCGGCGACCGGAAATCGGTTGACAGTCCACGTGAACACGGTCGGGTACCGCCTCGCGAAAATTCAGTCATTACTCGGGCTGGACTTGCGCAAGGCCGACGTACGTCTTGAGCTTCAACTTGCCGTGATCGTATGGGACATCATGCGCGGTGAACAGGCGTGA
- a CDS encoding hydroxyquinol 1,2-dioxygenase, translated as MDITPDESAAVVAASFDNTPDPRLKEVMQSAVRHLHDFVREVRPTNAEWELAIDFLTRTGQACSETRQEFILLSDILGVSMLVETLNDAGGRLPEGDGLPVTATTVLGPFHMTTSPTRRLGENIDVVGSGMPCVVKGHVTDVSGNPIPGAKLDVWHANEEGFYDVEQPDKQPAGNGRGIFTTDEDGSYWFRTVTPRHYPIPTDGPAGGLVVQAGRAPYRPAHLHFIAEADGYEAVTTHVFMSKSPYIDSDVVFAVKSSLIRDFVEIEDEHQAADYGVRAPFRLVQFDLALAHAD; from the coding sequence ATGGACATCACCCCGGACGAGTCAGCAGCCGTCGTCGCGGCGAGCTTCGACAACACCCCTGACCCACGGCTCAAGGAGGTCATGCAGAGTGCCGTAAGGCATCTGCACGACTTTGTCCGGGAAGTCCGTCCGACGAACGCGGAGTGGGAACTGGCAATCGATTTTCTCACTCGCACAGGCCAAGCCTGCTCGGAGACCAGACAGGAGTTTATTCTGCTCTCCGATATTCTGGGCGTATCGATGCTGGTGGAGACCCTCAACGATGCGGGAGGCCGGCTGCCGGAAGGGGACGGGTTACCAGTGACCGCCACCACTGTTCTAGGACCCTTTCACATGACGACAAGTCCGACGCGACGCCTGGGAGAGAATATCGACGTCGTCGGCTCGGGCATGCCCTGTGTCGTCAAAGGGCATGTCACCGACGTCAGCGGCAACCCGATACCCGGGGCGAAGCTGGACGTCTGGCACGCCAACGAGGAGGGGTTTTATGACGTGGAGCAGCCGGACAAACAGCCCGCCGGGAACGGTCGCGGTATCTTCACCACCGACGAGGACGGCTCCTACTGGTTTCGTACCGTCACACCGCGGCACTACCCGATTCCGACCGATGGACCGGCCGGTGGTCTGGTGGTCCAGGCAGGCAGGGCCCCGTATCGACCGGCGCACCTTCACTTCATCGCCGAAGCCGACGGCTACGAGGCGGTCACCACACACGTGTTCATGAGCAAGAGTCCCTACATCGACTCTGACGTCGTGTTCGCGGTGAAGAGCAGCTTGATCCGCGACTTCGTCGAAATCGAAGATGAGCATCAGGCAGCAGACTACGGTGTGCGAGCTCCGTTCCGCCTCGTCCAGTTCGACCTCGCGTTGGCTCACGCAGATTGA
- a CDS encoding NAD(P)-dependent alcohol dehydrogenase, whose amino-acid sequence MITDLALTGPRADEILVRVDAVGICHADTQAQTGALPVPAPMVAGHEGTGIVEEVGSDVQHLKCGDRVILTFDSCGGCDRCRSGIPTQCREFVNRNFTAGARPDGTARLHLDTNAVNGSFFGQSSFATYALATERNAVAVSTQLPPELLAPVGCAIQTGVGTVLDVLAPPPAAPVVVFGAGAVGLSAVMAAAATGHEVVAVDTKPERLDLARKLGATHVVDPARADVTRAITAIMPGGAPHVFESSGAPVALIAGVEALAPGGTIAVVGTSAAGVTVGIDVVDLVNKSKHIVGVVEGASRPHESIPRLVKMIEDGALPVHEIVTTFPLEDIAAAIDAAKSGRVVKPVLLPH is encoded by the coding sequence GTGATCACAGACCTCGCCCTGACCGGTCCGAGAGCCGACGAAATCCTGGTCCGCGTGGACGCCGTCGGCATCTGCCACGCCGATACTCAAGCTCAGACCGGCGCACTGCCGGTGCCGGCGCCGATGGTCGCCGGCCACGAGGGCACCGGCATCGTCGAAGAGGTCGGCTCGGACGTCCAACACTTGAAGTGCGGAGACCGTGTCATCCTCACCTTCGACTCCTGTGGCGGTTGCGACCGGTGCCGGTCAGGCATTCCGACCCAATGCCGTGAGTTCGTGAACCGAAATTTCACGGCCGGAGCACGTCCCGATGGCACCGCACGACTGCACCTCGACACCAACGCCGTCAACGGGAGTTTCTTCGGCCAATCATCCTTCGCGACATATGCGTTGGCCACCGAACGAAACGCGGTCGCCGTCTCCACACAACTGCCGCCAGAACTGCTCGCGCCAGTCGGTTGCGCCATCCAGACCGGCGTGGGCACCGTGCTCGACGTTCTCGCCCCGCCCCCCGCCGCGCCCGTGGTGGTATTCGGCGCGGGTGCGGTAGGACTCTCCGCCGTCATGGCTGCCGCAGCGACCGGTCACGAAGTGGTCGCGGTCGACACCAAGCCTGAACGACTCGATCTCGCACGCAAGCTCGGTGCAACACACGTCGTCGATCCTGCACGCGCCGACGTCACGAGAGCCATCACGGCGATCATGCCTGGCGGTGCACCCCACGTCTTCGAAAGCAGTGGCGCACCAGTCGCTCTCATCGCCGGCGTCGAGGCGCTGGCGCCCGGCGGGACGATCGCGGTAGTGGGCACCAGCGCAGCCGGTGTCACAGTCGGGATCGACGTCGTCGACCTGGTCAACAAGAGCAAGCACATCGTCGGGGTCGTCGAGGGCGCGTCCCGACCGCATGAATCGATCCCGCGACTGGTCAAGATGATCGAGGACGGAGCTCTCCCCGTGCACGAGATCGTCACCACATTTCCGCTGGAGGACATCGCCGCGGCAATCGACGCCGCCAAGAGCGGACGGGTGGTGAAGCCCGTTCTGCTACCGCACTGA
- a CDS encoding GntR family transcriptional regulator produces MSPTPDPQSAVPAREIAYRIVYDAIASGRYLPGQWIREDEVTAEAGVSRTPLREALQRLQSEGLVQLVRHRGALVVGWTSADLDDLFDIRVALETYGARRAAQRRGGAQLESLQKLCASMDEILPAAQEPELQQLGHLCIDFHRGIHEAADNRKLLSVMPMVLAPPFVSEAFHHHTRLELEQAFAHHRELVEAIAIGDEDWAEGVMRAHLRHGRRSLRRMERHLPLMTSHDAEPAVTDTGQPETTSSDPVHE; encoded by the coding sequence GTGTCACCCACGCCCGACCCGCAGTCCGCTGTTCCGGCGCGCGAGATTGCCTACCGAATCGTGTATGACGCCATCGCCTCCGGCCGCTACCTGCCTGGCCAGTGGATCCGGGAAGATGAAGTGACCGCAGAGGCAGGCGTGAGTAGAACCCCGCTGCGAGAAGCGCTGCAACGCCTTCAATCTGAAGGTCTGGTGCAATTGGTCCGTCATCGTGGCGCACTCGTCGTCGGTTGGACAAGTGCTGATCTCGATGATCTGTTCGACATCCGTGTGGCGCTGGAAACATACGGCGCTCGGCGAGCCGCCCAACGCCGTGGCGGCGCGCAACTCGAAAGTTTGCAGAAGCTGTGCGCTTCGATGGACGAGATACTGCCCGCAGCACAGGAACCGGAGTTGCAACAACTCGGGCATCTCTGCATCGATTTTCATCGGGGAATTCACGAGGCCGCCGACAACAGAAAGCTGCTGTCTGTGATGCCGATGGTGCTCGCCCCGCCGTTCGTCAGTGAGGCTTTTCACCATCATACACGGCTGGAGTTGGAGCAGGCGTTCGCGCACCACCGCGAACTGGTCGAGGCCATCGCGATCGGCGACGAGGACTGGGCGGAGGGAGTGATGCGTGCACACCTGCGTCACGGCAGACGATCCCTGCGGCGAATGGAACGTCACCTTCCGCTGATGACGAGTCACGATGCCGAGCCGGCGGTTACCGACACCGGCCAACCAGAGACAACGTCGAGCGATCCCGTACACGAGTGA
- a CDS encoding aldehyde dehydrogenase family protein — MSALHTVETPDARRSDSPVEYRWYAGGTWRPADEDWFDDADPWSGEVYARVARCGRQEAAAAVQAAADAYPAWSQTTPREKARLFRAAAAVVARRRDDLAVTLARETGTTKVNADFQITLTIELIEQAAGWVYLPAGEVLRSDFADTSQTVVRRPLGVVASFTPWNGATILSWRAALSPIAAGNTVVVKPSELAPVSAGLQLAEIMEEAGFPAGVVNVVTHGPGEAGPIADEFFDNPLVRCINFIGSVPTGRMLAERAGATLKRSVMELGGYNPLIILEDVDLDYAVRVAAFSAFFHQGQICLNARKILVHRDIYDEFVARLVAKAESLTSGDPLHADTFIGPLITPAAVELVHARVNDAVAKGARLLTGGTYDGPVYAPTVLVDVPDDAVVSSEETFGPVVVVHPVDTAEEAIEIANRPLYGLSSAILSGDTHRATKLAESLRSGVVRVNLPTIDDEIQAPIGGVRDSGWGRSGPWALQDFTDLVAIAVQSGQRDLPIS, encoded by the coding sequence ATGAGCGCGTTGCACACAGTCGAAACCCCAGACGCCCGCCGGTCGGATTCACCGGTCGAATACCGTTGGTATGCAGGCGGGACGTGGCGCCCCGCGGATGAGGATTGGTTCGACGACGCCGACCCTTGGAGCGGTGAGGTCTATGCGCGAGTCGCCCGCTGCGGCCGGCAGGAAGCCGCAGCTGCCGTCCAGGCTGCTGCTGACGCGTATCCAGCATGGTCGCAGACGACCCCAAGAGAAAAGGCGCGGCTGTTTCGCGCCGCAGCGGCAGTCGTGGCCCGGCGCCGGGACGATTTGGCTGTGACGCTTGCTCGCGAAACCGGCACGACCAAGGTCAACGCCGACTTCCAGATCACACTGACAATCGAACTCATCGAGCAGGCCGCGGGCTGGGTGTACCTGCCGGCCGGTGAGGTACTGCGATCTGACTTCGCCGACACCTCGCAGACCGTCGTACGACGTCCGCTGGGGGTTGTTGCGAGTTTCACGCCGTGGAACGGAGCGACGATCTTGTCGTGGCGGGCAGCGTTGTCGCCCATCGCCGCAGGCAATACCGTCGTCGTCAAACCGTCGGAGCTTGCGCCCGTCTCAGCCGGGTTACAACTCGCAGAGATCATGGAGGAGGCAGGTTTTCCTGCAGGTGTGGTCAACGTCGTGACCCATGGGCCCGGCGAGGCCGGCCCCATCGCCGACGAGTTCTTCGACAATCCTCTCGTAAGATGCATCAACTTCATCGGAAGCGTACCCACCGGCAGAATGCTGGCAGAGCGGGCCGGCGCGACGCTCAAGCGCTCTGTGATGGAACTCGGTGGTTACAACCCGTTGATCATTCTCGAAGACGTCGATCTCGACTACGCCGTACGCGTGGCTGCCTTCAGCGCCTTCTTCCATCAAGGCCAGATTTGCCTCAACGCGCGAAAAATTCTCGTCCACCGGGATATCTACGACGAGTTCGTTGCGCGGTTGGTGGCCAAGGCAGAGTCGCTGACTTCCGGGGACCCATTGCACGCAGACACATTCATCGGACCGCTGATCACACCTGCGGCGGTCGAACTGGTCCATGCGCGCGTCAACGATGCCGTGGCCAAAGGGGCCAGATTGTTGACGGGCGGCACCTACGACGGCCCGGTGTACGCCCCCACCGTCTTGGTCGATGTGCCCGATGACGCCGTCGTCTCATCTGAGGAGACGTTCGGTCCAGTGGTCGTCGTGCATCCGGTCGACACCGCCGAGGAAGCCATCGAGATCGCGAATCGACCCCTCTACGGTCTGTCTTCGGCAATTCTCTCCGGTGACACCCATCGAGCGACCAAACTCGCCGAATCCCTCCGTTCCGGAGTGGTGCGGGTGAATCTGCCCACAATCGACGATGAGATCCAGGCACCGATCGGAGGCGTACGCGACAGCGGATGGGGGCGCTCTGGCCCATGGGCACTGCAGGACTTCACCGACCTGGTGGCCATCGCGGTTCAGAGCGGCCAACGAGATCTTCCGATCTCCTGA
- a CDS encoding malonic semialdehyde reductase: MTHSKTKDHAAQADSDIAQRLSALGDDGRDLLFRRARTANTFSAEPVADALLEEVWDLAQWPPTSANGNPLRIVFIRSPEAKARLLPCIDEGNRPKVAAAPVTAVLATDTAFFESIPKLLPFKPEMRDLLAGRSDRDHIGEFNATLQIGYFIMAVRAVGLAAGPMAGFDRAGVDAEFLTGTTWRSLLTVNIGHPGPAAWYDRLPRHDPSDIVRFV, translated from the coding sequence ATGACCCACTCGAAAACCAAAGATCATGCCGCGCAGGCGGATTCCGACATCGCACAACGCCTCTCGGCCTTGGGCGACGATGGACGAGACCTGCTGTTCCGACGGGCACGCACGGCCAACACGTTCTCGGCCGAACCTGTCGCCGACGCACTACTCGAAGAAGTTTGGGACCTTGCACAATGGCCGCCGACCTCGGCCAACGGCAATCCTCTTCGCATCGTTTTCATTCGGTCACCAGAAGCCAAGGCGCGGTTGCTTCCGTGTATAGACGAAGGCAATCGGCCCAAGGTCGCCGCTGCCCCTGTCACCGCCGTGCTGGCCACCGATACGGCCTTCTTCGAATCGATACCGAAGCTGCTTCCGTTCAAGCCCGAGATGCGTGACTTGCTGGCCGGACGCAGCGACCGCGACCACATCGGCGAATTCAATGCAACGCTCCAGATCGGCTACTTCATCATGGCGGTCCGCGCCGTCGGTCTGGCTGCCGGCCCGATGGCGGGGTTCGACCGCGCAGGCGTCGACGCGGAGTTCCTGACAGGCACCACATGGCGTTCTCTGTTGACCGTCAACATCGGCCACCCAGGCCCGGCGGCGTGGTACGACCGTCTTCCGCGACACGATCCCAGCGACATCGTCAGATTCGTCTAG
- a CDS encoding ATP-dependent acyl-CoA ligase has translation MTSVDANSDAAVTHSYDPILVSYLSRAAARWPDRTWCITPREEISRADALRDGSRIAAGLIAKGVRKGDRVVLVAGNGLDFVRAWLGLILCGAVTVSINPKAVASELPAVIDEVRPALVLVEAGLEVGHVEHTPPGGQPVPVMFIDEAHAASDEAVVSLDRPPAGPDDPVSFIQSSGSTGKPKFVIETNRMYTMAGEGFAHWLGLDDEDVLLTTLPLSHLNAQAYSVLGSWGCGAKLVLLPRFSASSFWSDVAKYGATVFNAIGAMLEALMAQPPSVSQERARVRLCYSAPAPAPARHREIENRFGFRLVVGYALSETPYGLIVPVDEPTVYGSMGVPRQHPTLGAVNEVRVVDADGHEVADGTTGELELRNPAITPGYFGKTTESAAMRPGGWLRTGDLAVRRPDGHFFFGGRAKEVIRYKGENLSPAEVENAIGSHPAVRAVAVIGVPSALSEEDVKAFVQLRPGETASPTELAQWSATKLPPYKRPRYIELVTEFPLTDTQKIAKARLPRDRSTSEVDFAPRRDPRQDDRDT, from the coding sequence ATGACCTCCGTCGACGCGAACTCGGACGCGGCCGTAACCCATTCATATGACCCCATTTTGGTGAGCTACCTGTCTCGAGCCGCAGCCCGATGGCCCGATCGCACATGGTGCATCACCCCACGCGAGGAGATCAGCCGGGCTGACGCCCTCCGAGACGGCTCGCGAATCGCGGCCGGTTTGATCGCGAAGGGGGTCCGCAAAGGGGACCGTGTGGTCCTGGTGGCGGGCAACGGATTGGACTTCGTGCGGGCGTGGTTGGGCCTGATACTCTGCGGCGCCGTCACGGTATCGATCAACCCCAAAGCTGTCGCGTCCGAACTTCCGGCAGTGATCGACGAGGTCCGGCCGGCATTGGTCCTCGTAGAAGCCGGTCTGGAGGTCGGCCACGTCGAACACACGCCACCGGGAGGACAGCCGGTGCCGGTGATGTTCATCGACGAGGCACATGCCGCGAGCGATGAGGCCGTGGTCAGCCTGGACAGACCGCCGGCCGGGCCCGATGATCCGGTGAGTTTCATACAGAGCTCGGGAAGTACCGGTAAACCGAAGTTCGTCATCGAAACGAACCGGATGTACACGATGGCCGGTGAGGGTTTTGCTCATTGGCTCGGACTCGACGACGAAGACGTGCTTCTCACCACACTGCCGCTGTCCCATCTCAATGCGCAGGCGTATTCGGTCCTGGGGTCCTGGGGCTGCGGTGCAAAGCTGGTCCTGCTTCCCCGATTCTCGGCATCGAGCTTCTGGTCGGATGTTGCCAAATACGGCGCGACGGTGTTCAACGCGATCGGTGCGATGCTCGAAGCTTTGATGGCACAGCCGCCTTCAGTGTCTCAAGAACGTGCTCGGGTGCGCTTGTGTTACTCGGCGCCCGCTCCCGCGCCCGCGCGCCACCGAGAGATCGAGAATCGATTCGGGTTCCGCCTGGTCGTCGGCTACGCGTTGTCGGAAACCCCTTACGGACTCATCGTTCCGGTCGATGAGCCCACGGTGTACGGATCGATGGGAGTTCCTCGACAGCACCCCACTCTGGGCGCCGTCAACGAGGTGCGCGTGGTGGATGCCGACGGTCACGAGGTCGCTGACGGTACGACCGGCGAGCTTGAGCTGCGCAATCCGGCCATCACGCCGGGCTATTTCGGCAAGACGACTGAATCTGCGGCGATGCGCCCAGGCGGCTGGTTACGCACCGGCGACCTCGCAGTACGCCGACCCGACGGGCATTTCTTCTTCGGGGGGCGTGCCAAAGAGGTCATCAGATACAAGGGCGAGAATCTGTCCCCGGCCGAGGTCGAGAATGCGATCGGGTCCCATCCCGCGGTCCGCGCCGTCGCTGTGATCGGCGTCCCTTCGGCGCTTTCGGAAGAGGACGTGAAGGCGTTCGTTCAGTTGAGACCGGGTGAGACCGCGTCGCCGACAGAACTCGCGCAGTGGTCGGCAACGAAGCTGCCTCCTTACAAGCGGCCTCGCTACATAGAACTCGTGACGGAGTTTCCGCTGACCGACACCCAGAAGATTGCCAAGGCGCGACTTCCCCGCGACAGGTCCACGTCCGAGGTGGATTTCGCGCCGCGTCGAGACCCCAGACAGGACGACCGTGACACCTGA